In Metopolophium dirhodum isolate CAU chromosome 5, ASM1992520v1, whole genome shotgun sequence, the sequence AGCTGGTTCTATATTTCCGTAGGAATAATCAATAAACTACTTACTTTAAAGAGGTACAATGTTTCCAGTAAATTTGTTacgtatttacttaaatatattcataatgttATTAGACATcctaaactataataactaataagtaatatgaatgtatatatcgATAACTATTTCTggttttatttacaatacacataggtacctataatatcaaaCTCTCTATATTATCAGTGTCAGAACTATATTTTcatctaaaaaattaatttgtaggtacatatatatataggttattgacttttcaaaataattttagaactcatacatattttaattactgataaatcggttttaacttttaagatattgtaactattatattcgtaatttaagatatattttacaattaaattattacaatcggACATTCTTTCGTAGCATATGCGAGCTGTTAATTGTTAGTAATACGACGTGACATTTTTAGCAGTGATTTAATTACATTGAAAGAGaagagaaatattaaaaattaaataactttttaaaaaggtTCTTAGCTCATATTTtacttgtaggtacctattgtaaatatacattaaataccagtagtaaagaaaaaaaccattgtAGTTTATATTGCCATAGCCGAACTGGGAAATTATATTGGTAATACAGTACGGGGAACGTACGTAGAATTTCGTCTACACtgcaaatcaaaaaaataaaactataaaaagtagaaatcgaaaaaaaagcATTTTGTTGGAACAAAAATTATCCGTTCTACCGCCACCGTCATCAACGGAAAAAATTGCATCACCCCTCTTCGGTCGGTCGATACGTTTATGAATGAGATGATGCAATCGTAACGGTTCGTATCGTCAGACAAGCAGTACTTAGGGGCGTAGCCATAGTGCGTATCCAACTACATAACTTTTcaactacctataattatatacctgtgCACATACAATTTACGATACCTGTACGAAATCGGTGGGGACTATTTTTGACTTGTCATATACGTGGTtaaatattcgaaaaatatcTTGTTCTTTATGATAGCTAAATAAACACTAGTTTCACTGTTTTGttgttaataatgtaaataattgaagtTTTTTCACTGCAGGGCTTCAAACCGTTAtttttataacgttataatttacaacgatataacggaaaataaaataaacgaaaaacgaaaataatctaatatcattaaagattaaacataatgataatattatatcattaatcataattaatgattaaaaataaacaataaacggaAATAAACggaacataaaaaaattgcaaattgcaaaaaatattttagtaatttaaacaCTTTGTCAAagattatttaagttatataactTAGTACCTAccatatagttattttatatcatgCGTGGGGGGAGTTAATAAAAGCGTGTTGCTATACATtgttagtaataatatcattgtttccAAGACTAGATCTACTTTGCTGCCTAAAACCACCCAcatagttgaatatttatagatttttagttttaaaaatagctCCTAAAGAATAcaccagtaaaaaaaaaataataacaataaagcaCACTTAATTTAAGACTAACATCGCTCAGatcaaagttttaaaaaaagtatttgttacagacaaaattattagaatttatagGGTTCAATtagaattaaatgataatacatttaatacgaCCATCTTGATCTTTTACTCAGTATTTGTCGCAAGATTattcagttatattataatgctataaactacacataattataattcacaataaaaatagcataaattaatttattatgttaaacgaTGATTAGGTGTCAGTGTGTAACTATACTCTATTGAcacagataaaatattattttacgatataaatgaaataaaaagtatatttaaagaatatatttGAACGTTAAGTCCCCTCCCCCCCCGACTGAGAAAAAGACAGGCAAAAAAACGTGTAAAATTCACCAAACTTAAAATGTGTCAtagaaacatacattttaacatcAACTACTACAGATTAGCGATGTGCCACTAAGAAGAAGGAATGTTCCCGGGAACAATGAATATTCCCTAAATATTTCTCATTGGGAAAATtccttaaaaaaatgatttatacacGTGCGAGTAGAACGACAGTACTAGgtggtttaaataatattattataatagattaatttaatactatctcATTTTTACACTGACAGTGCGTTGTCATTTAAGTGTATAACTTGAAAAAtgagatttatatatttagatacaaatttaaaacgtttttggAACTATCCTGCAAAAGTCTTCCTATTCACTTGTGATACTTtagggtataaaatattaactatcatTCAGATTATTTACAGCTCAGAgcttaatattaaacaatgaaacataatattatcatgaacaatttttacaaaaattataatactcccGATAAATTTCTAGGAATTCGCACATCACTTCTATACAGACGCTTCCGGCATTATTAACACACCCGtcaatctacatattatattttcttgtaaatcaaaacattttttgtaaaaaaaagtgtCAAGGTGGGATCGCCTCCCCCAGTCTCCCATCGAAGATACACCACtgatagataataaataatggatAGGTCACTGCGATTCTGTAAACACTATTACGCCTTGTCTAGCCTATATATCTGTACGTATGAAAATAAAGTCTGATGAGGTCAAGCTGCtcgtattaaatgtattataatttaattataattgaaccccataaattataatagtttgtcTGTAaccaatacttttttttaaattgcgttCCTATCCGTTACATTGTATTATCTACGAGTTTATTACATATACTAATCAATCTACAGTATTCAATACAGCCAATGACAATACACACACGAAAGCTGGTAAATAGTTACGGGAAtaggtttaattattttgataagattaaatcataatatcacaataatattattatacatactaaatataaatatcaacgCCCTTGAAACGTATTGAGTGTCGGAGTTCGGTACTTTTGCGTTCGACAAGTTCAACCATGTGAAAACTGTGATACCTTTCGACTTCGTTATGTTGTCTTGGATGGATGGACTGTTGTCGGTGTACCTGTTTAACAATAAtgcaataatacattattttcgtTTCACCCTTAAAAAACAGCACTCGGACTAACCGCAATATCAACACGCAAATGCAAACGATCGTGTAGGCCTGGAGTGTGCCGATGGACGCCATATCGATGAGCTGCTCGAGATTAAATACGGCGGACAAAGAACCTGCAGACAACAATACGAATATAGGTGTTTAttggttatataaaaatataagtaggcTAAAAAAAAGTTCACGGAAAAAAAgcccagaaatataaatataaatataactgtgAACAAGTCATATATACCCTACTCCTAATTAGTAGTTACcatgtacctataacaaaataatataatgatatagatattataataaaaataataattaattgttagttgtataaaatatagattgtaaataaaataaaaatataaatatctaaatacctatattatactaccacctgtttgtattaacttattttaatattatttatatagttgtgtaatttttgtatacaattaagtaTGTCTGTCCCCATAAGACTTATAACTTAAAGTGGTATGTATATAACTATGTTTtttgacttataacttataacacaatattatatatatacccgtatacataataatattgtgttcatatttatatttatatttctgggcTTTTATCcgttaggttttttttctgcgattcataaaaatacgattattGGCAGGTCAATTgaccacgacgacgacgagtgtTCGGGACTTGGGTATATTACCGGCAAAAACTCCGCAAATGATCGTGGATATCAGAGGGGTCTTGGTCGTGGCGTTGATATTCGACAAGAACTTGAAAAGCAGACCGTCGCTAGCCATAGCGTACAAGATACGAGGCAGAGGAAATATTGCACCCAAAAGACTGTATAATGATAACGTAAtggtacaaattaataaaaaaatatatatattagctaATAGCGACAACGACGTGATAAGTCTTTGCGAGGGTGGACGTACCTCGTGCACAATGCAAATATCGCACCACCCGAGACTATAATTTTTATCGTCGGCATATCCAAATTTTCATAGAGGGCCGGAAGTGGTGCATCCGGATCCTGAAAAACGGTatgcctatattaatataaaacaacaagGTGTACAACAGTACATACACGTTTTCCCTCACCATCGActtttcacaaatattttttatcgattatatagatattttagtacgtaattaatttgaattcgtTTGAAATCGGTTCGGCCGGAAATTTGATTTTCTATGTGGGGGCTAAAGAACCGTTTCCTCAGCCAccctccacacacacacacacacacacacacacacacacacacacacacacacacacacacacacacacacacacacacacacacacacacacacacacacacatggcAAATTATAGTAGACTTTtcgcaattatttttttttatattgaaccAATGTCAAACAAATGTTGAGTATAAggacaaaaaaattcaaatcaattACGCACGTACCAAATGTTAGCCAAAAAAATTTGTGAATAGTCGTTGGTGGGGTTGTGGGGAGGGGCGCACAAACCGTTCGTAGacaatacataatttacatCGCTAAACGAAAATGTGTCGAAAGTGTACCTGCGAATAGTAAGGCCACATGAGTGTTAAAACGGTGGCCACGCCGCAATAAGCGATGGTGCTCAGGAACAGAGACGCAACAATCGCCATCGGTATGTCTCTTTTGGGATTTTTTGTTTCTTCGCCTGTCGgtaggaataaaataaaaaattacaacgtaTCCGAATTACGTTAGCTGTgatggaatataaaatataataatatgatactcaCCAGTCGTGGCGATCGAATCAAAACCGATGAATCCGTAGAAACATTTCGCAGCTCCCGCTGCAACGCCGACCCATCCGAATGGTAAGAATCCGCCTTCGCCGCCTTTTGCTTCGGGTGGTATTTCGCTTTTCGGAATAGACCAGTTTGAGTAGTTGGCTGAAATTTTGCGTTTCATCATAATTAgtcgttataaaatattaccgaTCCACGATCGTGTCAGCATTTTGATTACAACACTCACCTTTGTAAAACCCTGTGACAATCACGGTGCAAACGGTTATCAGATTTAGTGCGGTAAATATGTTGTTGGTAAACGACGATTCACGAACACCCCAAGCCACCAATACTAcgaaaataacgtaaaacaatataattagctataggtaggtattattcggattaatattttactaaaaataataataaataataaaactaatcaCTATATATATCAATGGATATTAGAAAAGTATCGACTTTCATTATAAAAACGAATATATTGTGGACATCCCAAACgtacaaaaacaaacaaatattttgaaatcattTTGTCTGTTATGATACAGAGACGAAAACGACCAATGGTTACTAAAACTATGACTTTTCCaaccataataatactattatctattaaaataacGTTATACTCTGTTGTAAAAATGGGTAACAATGGAtttatggtaataaataataatattggtatattgaCCTGTTGtaattatagtgtaatataaaatatattattaaatactggttaggtaaaaataatctcatcggtaaaaattattttaatttcgattttaagtggctataattaatagaaaactAAATTGGTTATAGATTATTTATGttctacataattattagtgcactcggaataacaatttattgtttggaTAATCATAGATAAATAGgtagtatttaaatgtttttatgtagAAGGTGTATCAGAAAGacctaacaaattaaataactttagttctaatcaatattttaaaagaaaaatgtataaacgcTTGCACTACAAGTACTACTGTAGTActgtatgatatttttatttttattttttaataataaaaattaaaaattttactatatttttttaaataattcaaatttgtaaatttaacttCAAGACAAACTTTTAtggtaaaaacgtttatttcagtaaatagttcatttttaaaatacattttaaatgtcaatatttttttgaagtttattaatttgaaacgtaataacttttttccaaTCATTCTTTTTGGTAATCTactgacatgagtatatttctcaaattatttactatctatataattttcataattgttgTCATGCGTTAagctaatatacattttttatttgtacggtctttctgttacactctattacaatattatttataataatatgtagtttatCCACTGTATCCTTAAGagaaaaatgtcattatttaaacttaaaagctAAAagactttaattattttaagacaaTACATTTCAggatttaactacaaaattatattttgttatctttGATTTTGAgtgatatatacaatatacatatataatattatgtatattgtcaAGCACAcaaatcgaaaataattttagcGGTTTCTCGACGGTCGATCTGTTATAACAGGCATCAGCTGTGCACATTAAAAAGTTATCCTCATAAATTATTCAAACCatttctactaatctatcatTACGATAATAGTGCGTACTACTCACgaaacattttcacgctttaagtatgtatattataatagaatatcgTGAGTGGTATCTCCCAATTATACGTCAATattagacaattattattaactgccGTTGAATGTGAACAGATTACATTCGGGCATTTAactcatcataatattacaaccaTGCCATTCAATTAAAGacgatttaattgttttaatagttattataatatgcgcgaTAATAATCCAGACGCATTTCAACAGAcgaataaattgataatattatgtcgtcccCGTTCGAATGAGACCGTTGCGCTAAATAAAAAAACGCGTCCCCGCCAGCAATGTCTCATTGTCGCAGACCATCGAACCTCTGTAATAACTGATTTTAAGCATTGTttccacaataatattaaacctatattatacccGGACTGTACGATTCCTCCTCCGATAAACGCACTCGATTAAGGGGCCTCGGCTGTACCATTGATTTGAGGagcaacatttaggcaatttctaagcTCGTCGTCGCCACCCGAGATCTATGTGTTagtcgtaaatgattattagtgtgtaTGGCGTCATTGCGGGTCAATTGTCGCGGTACGGAGGAGGACTCTCGCAAGCACTCGCACGCACATTTCAGCATGTAATACTGTGatcatgaaaacatttttacttttcattTAAACAGACAACTTTAATTCCAACAATACGTCGCAACGATTACCTCGATTTGCATTCTgacaaaatattctaatttttcaCAACATGTACGAGATATCGATCGAggcaatttttataattatatttagttgattaaatatttacaaattcgTAAGTTCGACATtttgcaattttaaaaaattttaacaacatttattgcaatctaaattattaaaatcaaaattgtgggtcAATCAATCCCTCGTACATATTACGGataatcagaatattttttcagaattaaaatcGTAATAGAAATTGACACGTGTTATTGGAATTAGAAACAGTGtgtagtttttgaaaaataaaacgtgCATTCATGAGACCCCTTGAATTATCATTCACCTCACAAGGTTTTACCAAGTACAATGGATATGAGATCTGGAAAAACAGCAACCGGCATACCATCCAAtgatacagtgacccacttgtaacctactgtacaacggaaagacatccacttatctacttttttaatgtttttatacaaaattaatgggtacctaactgaaaaaaatattttgattaatttttaccatGTTGAAGTTTACGTGTGTTTACTGtggtaactttttatttattaaaaaaaaaatttcgataaAAGTGAAATTGTTCCTAAAAAGTTGGAAAATTCACTTTTTAAGATCGATATATCGATGTCTTGAAGGTGACGATATATTGTTATCGAATTTTGACTGATGAAATATTGATATTTCTACTCGCCcccgtataataatttttcatttacctAGCGCCCACGCAAACATGGTCGtggtaaatacataatatagttcgcCCTCGACGCGCCGACCGAATATCTAATCGAACACCATAATATAGCATTATTGCCCAAATAGAAATTGTCACGTCAATCACATTCTCTCAGTGAACAACACAATGTCCTGTGGGCATATCGATTCCACCGAAATGACCTTTTACCAGTAAGAAATTACTATGGATTGTGCCGGCTATACATcgtgtaaaaatgaattttaaaataattattagcgaACGGAAAAATcagttaattgtatattttaccaatatacaaactgtacattttatattaattcgtATGTGAAATACTTAGACACCTATAAATAGGAATGTGTCAATAGAAAGTATATCACAATAATTGATTGTGACGTCATGACGATAATCGTAAAAGATGAAAGTACAGGTACATgacatacctacctaggtacataccatattattatattatatttatgcttaaaataatttcCCGTAGTGGATGAAAATGTTTGACTattatttgaatgaaaaataaaaaaattaatataatatgtacctaggtaggtatgttaTGTACCTGTACTTTCATCTTTTACGATTATCGTCATGACGTCACGATCAATTATTGtgatatattttctattgaCACATTCCTATTTATAGGTGTCTAAGTATTTCACATacgaattaatataaaatgtacagtttgtatattggtaaaatatacaattaattgatttttccGTTGCGCTTTGACTTATGACTAATGGTTCTTTtggatatgtataatatttttataatttaatctgacggaatcaaaatatacaaaattgaaaatagtatgTCCGGTGGAATCGATACAAAAACAACGGAATCCATAACAACTACCAATTAACGTTCTTTTTAGTTTCTATAGCAACTCGATCTCGATggaaaatatacaatttcattGTGCGGAGGGTAGGCAAAACGTCATTGTAAAAATGTGTTGTCTCTTTCGTCACCAAGGTAGATTTCGAAACTATATACCAACTATCTAGCAACTAGTTAattttacctacttttttttcacttaaaatatacatttttcatttcatttaattttttttttttgcgtaatattaattttgaactgTAATAATATCGTACACACTTACAATATCGCTGTAGTTATATAAACACTTACCGATACGTATAtactacagtaatattattatgcaaacaCGTTAACACTTACGTGCGATGACGACGATCACGACGAACGATGCAAGGTCGGGATAATCGGCCAAGAAGCCGATATGTATGGGAAAATATTCGGTCATGTATCTCCTCTGCGGGTTTCCCAGCAGAGAATCGCAGTAGTTGCTCATGGCCTTGGCCACGGACGCGGTTCCTGAAAATGACCAATAAAAACCGATAACGAACGAACAGGGACTCGCTCAAAAaccgatataataattatagtgttaGTATTAAAACGCCAAAGTTCAATCGCcgagagtaataataatattgttttaatcgaCGACGGATCGTgacgttattataaatattgtagtaaGTTGTTGTCTATCGCGAAATTCGGGTGAATCGCGAGACggtcagtaatattattataatattcttgtgAGCACAGCACGCTCGGGTGTCGTATGAGTTACATAACAGTTACCCCGTGCCAAACGCGCTATGATTATcaacaatatactataatagtagtatTAGTTATGCACTTAGTTCTGACTATCTACAACCGTGTTGCAAACAGACAATTATTAAGGAGTTCGATATAGGTAGGAATTTTTCTTAATGCGTCCATGCGGGTCTTGTAAATTCGTGTGtagtaaattatgattattgtgtGTGATtgcactattaataataattttagagtaaaagaATTTATGAAGCACCATGCACGTCATGAACgataaagaatattatagtaatatgatCGATGTATGTACTTTTTGTCAATTATTCCGATGCACCTAATCGTGcgataattattagttattatcgcACATAATAAgacttctgaaaactgatttaAATGCGTTAACTAGAATATTTGAGTTAGGTCGAGTAACATTTTagacttttaatttaaatttcgaatGATTAGCATTTCAAatgtcataaatttaaaatattcaaatcaaatttatagGAGTTATGGAGCAAAATGTAATGAATTGGCCTGATGAATCTAATTAAGACATTGTAAACAACTCAAATCAGTTTTCATAAGTTTAATCGGATTATTAGGTCCATCGGATTGACAACATTGATTGATATAAGACAAAGGACTTATTGAACACATTCACACCttccttttaataatttataatagataaatgtGGTCGccgttaattgttattattttactctcCGTTGATCAGCGGTGCAGTGAGTGCAAGATAATATAAGCTAAAGAAACGATCGATATTATTACCAATGAGATGTTCGATGAGTAGATTCCAACCGATGACGAAGGCGGTGAATTCGCCGACTGCCACGTAACTGTAGATGTACGCAGAGCCAGCTTTGGGTACTCGGCCGGCGAACTCGGCATAACACAGCCCTGCAGGAAATGTTCAtgtcagtattataatattgttcgtttatgtgtgtttttgaaaaaaaaaaatgttatttagtttgaagtcaaaattatttttataatatattaactagtaACACGGaaatctgtaaaataaaaattaaatgctatCCGTTGGCAGCAGCACCACTCAAGAATGGCTGGACCGATTTGGCTCGTTAGTTTTAGAAACATTTATCAGAGTTGAAAAGAGAGTGTATGTTTAgcttatataagtaggtactcaaaAACTACCTACTTAAccgattttatgaaaaattaaaatattgttctaaAAGATATCAggaaaatttgaaaagatgtttgAACCCCGTCTGATTTATACAAAGCGCTACAACCAATCCACCACAGGTGCATTATATCGGTCAAATTAATTCACAAACCAAGATAGgttggtacatttaaatatagcACTATAGTGCTGAAGTTGGGTGGGTTATACAGCTAAAAATGGATGTCAGTCTACCCCAATTTAATAGACTCAAACACTTTTGGCccgtttgaaataaaatttatatcaatattctttaaaatttggagggtgtttatagtttattttgtgaAACCCTATAGTGATTAAAGGGTAGCTCACACATAGATTTTTTTTCCAAccacaaaaaaagaaaattgttttgtttatttaaatggttactattggttacataatattatattactatttaaattagtagaaatatggcatctacatttttttcataattaatacatttataaaaaaaaatctttggcACAGGCAACGCCCGATTATTTTAGATTGGCAAAATAGCTATTCAAATCATGTTTGTTTATTTCTTCTAGCAATTGGTTactcataagaaaaaaaagtcacTTATTAATATCCActgatttaaaattcaattttttttaaagttttgatcACCATTGTATcgattattaaataacgaatcaaagaaagtttaaatcatataaGAGCTGGAATTTTATACGATCAAACGAATAGTACCAGGGTCgactaatttttaataatattatatttgtaccgttatcattttttttacttttttacgacaacaataaaatgcaattttgttttaatagtttGGTAAATGACttcttcaaattatatattatactacatactaaaagataaatattttcaaaaacatacaataggtatattaaatataccattAAATGAAACCAGTATCAttgtgataattgataactgataagataATCATCTTGTCTAGTGGTGCAACAATTTCACGTGCATCTGACAATTTCAACTTTTAATGTAGAATAAAGTTTAACGCAGTCtcactttatttttatcagtgGGATAATGTAGACTTTCACGTAGGTAATATAAGTTGTGCAATAAATATTGCGGCCAATgcaaaaccaaataaaattccTGCATCTATGTAAGGTGTGAAATCTTTGATTGTTAGGATCCCACTGATATTCAGCTTATTACAATATACCAAGTGATCCATTTAATCTAAGATACTCATTATTTCGATTTAACTATaagcgtttttgaaaataatttagagtcgtta encodes:
- the LOC132945909 gene encoding high affinity cationic amino acid transporter 1-like, whose product is MMDDPWYKSTDSLTWALTRKKTDSDEPSKEKLNRVLTFFDLTALGTGSTLGCGVYVLAGAVAKSIAGPAVVLSFAIAAVVSAFSGLCYAEFAGRVPKAGSAYIYSYVAVGEFTAFVIGWNLLIEHLIGTASVAKAMSNYCDSLLGNPQRRYMTEYFPIHIGFLADYPDLASFVVIVVIALLVAWGVRESSFTNNIFTALNLITVCTVIVTGFYKANYSNWSIPKSEIPPEAKGGEGGFLPFGWVGVAAGAAKCFYGFIGFDSIATTGEETKNPKRDIPMAIVASLFLSTIAYCGVATVLTLMWPYYSQDPDAPLPALYENLDMPTIKIIVSGGAIFALCTSLLGAIFPLPRILYAMASDGLLFKFLSNINATTKTPLISTIICGVFAGSLSAVFNLEQLIDMASIGTLQAYTIVCICVLILRYTDNSPSIQDNITKSKGITVFTWLNLSNAKVPNSDTQYVSRALIFIFSVCTFVFAISLANMESHHGNTRNILMVINVISLLVLLVTLFMLGRLPTAVEDLSFKVPLVPIIPCLSIVLNVYLMMELEYKTWIRFIVWLICGLLIYLFYGIGHSLEGNKQKIQLNTIQIKPKLSS